Proteins encoded by one window of Corynebacterium amycolatum:
- a CDS encoding S-(hydroxymethyl)mycothiol dehydrogenase — translation MSEQTNGTENTEQTARVVRGVIAREKGAPVELTDIHIPSPGPNDVIVDIQACGVCHTDLAYRDGDIADEYPFFLGHEAAGVVSEVGEEVTHVAVGDFVVLNWRAVCGECRACKRGEPQYCFSTFNASKPMTLDDGTVLTPALGIGAFADATLVHEGQCTKVDSAADPAVAGLLGCGVMAGIGAAINTGEVKRGESVAVIGCGGVGTAAIAGAKLAGASTIIAIDISDEKLDTAREFGATETINSAELTKSDKGTGEEDPVVKRVRELTDGFGADVVIDAVGRPETYKQAFYARDLAGRVVLVGVPAPTMELDIPLADVFSRGGALKSSWYGDCLPERDFPMLVDLSLQNRLPLEGFVTERIGIEDVDEAFETMKAGKVLRSVVTL, via the coding sequence ATGTCTGAACAAACCAACGGAACCGAAAACACCGAGCAAACCGCACGCGTTGTTCGCGGTGTTATCGCACGCGAGAAGGGTGCACCGGTAGAACTTACAGATATCCACATCCCATCCCCGGGCCCGAACGATGTCATTGTTGACATCCAGGCCTGCGGCGTGTGCCATACCGATCTGGCTTACCGCGACGGCGATATCGCCGACGAGTACCCGTTCTTCCTCGGCCACGAGGCCGCAGGCGTAGTCTCCGAGGTTGGCGAAGAGGTCACGCATGTTGCCGTCGGCGATTTCGTTGTCCTCAATTGGCGCGCCGTCTGTGGCGAGTGCCGCGCCTGTAAGCGTGGTGAGCCACAGTACTGCTTTAGCACTTTCAACGCCTCCAAGCCCATGACGCTTGACGACGGCACCGTCCTCACCCCAGCACTTGGAATCGGCGCTTTTGCGGATGCCACCCTCGTCCACGAGGGCCAGTGCACCAAGGTCGATTCGGCAGCCGATCCGGCCGTTGCGGGTCTGCTTGGCTGCGGCGTCATGGCCGGCATCGGTGCGGCCATCAACACCGGCGAGGTCAAGCGCGGTGAATCAGTAGCCGTCATCGGCTGCGGTGGCGTTGGTACCGCCGCTATCGCCGGTGCCAAGCTGGCTGGCGCTAGCACGATTATTGCCATCGATATCTCGGATGAGAAGCTCGACACCGCCCGCGAATTCGGCGCGACCGAGACCATTAACTCTGCGGAGCTGACTAAGAGCGATAAGGGCACCGGGGAAGAGGATCCCGTCGTTAAGCGAGTGCGTGAGCTTACCGACGGTTTCGGTGCTGACGTCGTGATTGATGCGGTCGGCCGTCCGGAAACTTACAAGCAGGCGTTCTACGCCCGTGACCTGGCTGGACGTGTTGTTCTGGTCGGCGTTCCGGCGCCGACGATGGAGCTGGACATCCCGCTGGCGGATGTGTTTAGCCGCGGTGGTGCACTGAAGTCGTCCTGGTACGGCGACTGCCTGCCGGAGCGGGACTTCCCGATGCTGGTAGATCTGTCGTTGCAAAACCGCCTGCCGTTGGAGGGCTTCGTAACGGAGCGCATTGGCATTGAAGATGTTGATGAGGCTTTCGAAACTATGAAGGCCGGTAAGGTACTGCGATCGGTGGTGACGCTGTGA
- a CDS encoding aldehyde dehydrogenase family protein, which produces MTVYANPDTPDAIFTYKEQYENFIGGKWTPPVDGQYMDNSTPITGEVFCRVPRSNEKDIELALDAAHKAKDSWAAVPAAERALILHRIADRLEENLEKIAVAETWENGKAIRETLAADIPLAIDHFRYFAGATRTQEGRISQIDDNTVAYHFHEPLGVVGQIIPWNFPLLMAAWKIAPALAAGNCIVLKPAEQTPASILMLTEIIADLIPDGVLNIVNGLGTEAGAALTASDRISKIAFTGSTAVGQLINKAVSDKIIPITLELGGKSPSIFFPDVMDADDAFREKCVEGLAMFALNQGEVCTCPSRALVHEDIADEFLKLAVERVKQIKTGNPLDTSVQMGAQASQEQLDKISGYLESGPKEGAEVLTGGNVAKPEGLEGGFYVEPTIFKGDNSMRFFREEIFGPVLAVTTFKTLEEALEIANDTIYGLGAGVWSRNQNNAYRAARGIQAGRVWVNNYHSYPAHAAFGGYKQSGIGRENHLMMLEHYQETKCMLVSYDENPTGLF; this is translated from the coding sequence ATGACTGTTTATGCCAACCCCGACACCCCCGATGCAATCTTCACGTACAAGGAGCAGTACGAGAATTTCATCGGCGGTAAGTGGACACCCCCAGTAGACGGGCAGTACATGGACAACTCCACCCCGATTACGGGCGAGGTTTTCTGCCGGGTACCGCGGTCTAACGAGAAAGACATTGAGCTCGCCCTCGACGCCGCACACAAAGCGAAGGACTCCTGGGCCGCGGTCCCTGCGGCCGAGCGGGCGCTGATCCTCCACCGCATCGCAGACCGCCTGGAGGAAAACCTTGAGAAGATTGCAGTCGCCGAGACCTGGGAGAACGGTAAGGCCATCCGCGAGACTCTCGCCGCTGACATCCCCCTCGCCATCGACCACTTCCGCTACTTCGCCGGCGCCACCCGCACGCAGGAAGGGCGCATCTCGCAAATCGACGACAACACGGTCGCCTACCACTTCCACGAGCCACTCGGCGTCGTCGGCCAGATCATCCCGTGGAACTTCCCCCTCCTGATGGCCGCGTGGAAAATCGCCCCGGCCCTGGCCGCCGGCAACTGCATCGTACTCAAGCCCGCAGAGCAGACCCCCGCGTCGATTCTCATGCTCACTGAGATCATCGCCGATCTGATTCCTGACGGCGTCCTCAACATTGTCAATGGCCTCGGCACCGAGGCTGGTGCTGCGCTGACTGCAAGCGACCGGATTTCCAAGATTGCGTTCACCGGATCGACTGCCGTGGGCCAGCTGATTAACAAGGCAGTGTCCGACAAGATTATTCCGATCACGCTGGAGCTCGGCGGCAAGTCCCCGTCCATATTCTTCCCCGATGTCATGGACGCCGACGACGCGTTCCGCGAAAAGTGCGTCGAGGGCCTGGCCATGTTCGCGTTGAACCAGGGCGAGGTCTGCACCTGCCCGTCGCGAGCCCTGGTTCACGAAGACATCGCTGATGAGTTCCTGAAGCTCGCGGTCGAGCGCGTCAAGCAGATTAAGACCGGCAACCCGCTAGATACGTCGGTGCAGATGGGCGCCCAGGCCTCCCAGGAGCAGCTGGACAAGATCTCCGGCTACTTGGAATCCGGACCGAAGGAGGGCGCCGAGGTCCTCACCGGTGGCAACGTCGCCAAGCCCGAAGGACTGGAGGGAGGATTCTACGTCGAGCCGACAATCTTTAAGGGCGACAACTCGATGCGCTTCTTCCGCGAGGAGATCTTCGGCCCGGTCCTGGCCGTAACAACCTTCAAGACCCTGGAAGAGGCTCTCGAAATTGCCAACGACACCATCTATGGCCTTGGCGCTGGCGTGTGGAGCCGCAACCAGAACAACGCCTACCGCGCTGCCCGCGGTATCCAGGCCGGTCGCGTATGGGTGAATAATTACCACAGCTACCCTGCTCACGCAGCCTTCGGCGGTTACAAGCAGTCCGGTATCGGCCGCGAGAATCACTTGATGATGCTCGAGCACTACCAGGAGACCAAGTGCATGCTCGTCTCTTACGACGAGAACCCGACTGGCCTGTTCTAA